tgttaattaacaaattaatgaGACAACAATCCACatgacaatattaataatctcAACATATTAAAAGTCAATATTCGAActcattaaaaaagaaaaataattattcccTTGATATCTTCAGGTCCTATAGCCTGAAATGTTTTGCTATCCTCTAGATGCTTAAAAGTATTTTGGAAGTGAATTGTGCCCAGCACCTCATGATGTTGTTTTATGCTATTGCATGCAAAGATCATGTTTATGGATAATAAAACTGACACTGTAATACAAGTTGATGAATGTGAAGGCAGGACAAGCTCAAATTTGCAGTGGGTCTACTTAGGCCAGGGCTGGAGAGGCAGgacaaaaaattgaagcaGAAAAAACCATGCCAAACATCACATTTAAGTAATGGATTACAATTTCAACTATCTAGCACAAGCCTCTtaggtttttatatttaaagcaAATTCATGGTAAATAAACTATTTTGAATACCAGTAGTAATTACAAAAGGAACACAACTTCAAGAAACTTACGCAATTCCTTGAGCCAGACTAGTAGCAACTTTCATTCTCATGGCCCAATCCAATGTCCTTCCCCCTCTGGGAAGATGGTGCAGCCATCTGTCTAAAGGTCCATTCACGATAAACTCATAGACAATATAACGATCGCCATGATCATAACAACATCCTTTAATAGCCACTAAGTTTGGATGATGCAATCTTGCAACCCTCCCTATCTCAGAGTAAAACTCCTTTTTCCTCTGAAAGCTAGATCTCTTCAACCTTTTAACTGCTACCCTTGACCCATCAGGTAGAAGGCCACTATATGTGCCCCCCGTTTTGGCATCACCAAGAAGACGGTTTCCCTCACTAAAATTCTTTGTAATGGACTTTAGTTCCTCACGAGTAAAAACTTTCCATGATGGAGGAACTAATGCCAATTCTGCTGGATTAGACAGTTTGCGAGATCTTTTACGCCTTTTATTACGTCTATATATAAGAAGCCATAATACAACAGCAAGAGTAGTGCAAAAGATGAGTCCACTGACAGCAGCAAGAATGATTAGATATTCCTGGTGGCAGTGCATACCATGacatttattttctgaaatttgaacatgaaacaaaattaatagttTAACCATTTAACAGAGTTTCATGAAAAGAACTAAAAGATTTGAGAGGAGACCAAAAATAGTAAGTGATTTTGCTTAAGTTTATAAAGGAATCGCATACCCATATCAAGCATGCATAAGAATGCATGTGACATGTTACATCTTTGAGCCACAAGAGATGCAGTTCCATTAATCATCAATGTGCAAAAATCTGTCAAGTTATTGCTAAAGCAAGACTGATTGGTGCAACCAGAGTGGATTGGACTGATTGATTCATTCCAGTAGGATGTATTGTCAGACCATTTCCAGTATTCGTTGATTACTCTCCCACCAACCCAGCATGCCTCCGAATTTTCACTACATAACTTTTGAAGCACAGATAGTTCTTGCAGTGATGTTACTGCTGCCAGATGCCCATCATAAGATGTGCATTGCTTCTCAGACTCATCCCATGATTCATTGCTGGCAACAAACTTGAAACACCTTGTGTTACTATGATTTCCACTCCAACCAGAAGGGCATGACACTGTAAAACAAACAGATAATTTTACTCAGGGAAAAAAGGGTTGACAATAGTTTCGTCTTACCTCAAAAGGAAATTTCACTGCCAGTAAGATTTATGAGCATAAAGTTTCATCAGCAACCAGAAATCCGGGCAACTTATTTAGATACTAGcacaaaaattgaagaaaaggaTGGGCATCAGAACATAAacagataaagaaaaatataggatGATAATGAGACACAATACCAAGCAGTCTGAGTCTGACAGAACGGGGTCTTTTTTTATTAGCTCTACTACTAGGAGGCTCATGAACAAGCACTAGGGTCTCCTTTCTGTGCAAAATTAAACTCTAAATTCTGAAGCTCAAATAGGACTTTGGAAAA
This genomic window from Sesamum indicum cultivar Zhongzhi No. 13 linkage group LG12, S_indicum_v1.0, whole genome shotgun sequence contains:
- the LOC105175897 gene encoding C-type lectin receptor-like tyrosine-protein kinase At1g52310; the encoded protein is MKLAIHFQPLILLFCFLLSLGASNSGFNESLDVSLQAPPLNQIHSRVSCPSGWSGNHSNTRCFKFVASNESWDESEKQCTSYDGHLAAVTSLQELSVLQKLCSENSEACWVGGRVINEYWKWSDNTSYWNESISPIHSGCTNQSCFSNNLTDFCTLMINGTASLVAQRCNMSHAFLCMLDMENKCHGMHCHQEYLIILAAVSGLIFCTTLAVVLWLLIYRRNKRRKRSRKLSNPAELALVPPSWKVFTREELKSITKNFSEGNRLLGDAKTGGTYSGLLPDGSRVAVKRLKRSSFQRKKEFYSEIGRVARLHHPNLVAIKGCCYDHGDRYIVYEFIVNGPLDRWLHHLPRGGRTLDWAMRMKVATSLAQGIAFLHDKVKPQVVHRDIRAANVLLGEDFSAHLMGVGLSKFVPWEVMHERRVMAGGTHGYLAPEFVYRNELTTKSDVYSFGVLLLEIVSGRRPAQAVDSVGWQSIFEWATPLVQSHCYLELLDPLISSSSSSVIPEAGTVQKVVDLVYSCTQHVPSMRPRMSHVVHQLQQLAQPPSLK